The following DNA comes from Candidatus Eremiobacteraceae bacterium.
GGCAGCGCTGCGCTCCGCCTTGCGCCAGGACCCCGACGTCATCTTGGTCGGTGAGATGCGCGACCTCGACACGATCAAGCTGGCGATGACCGCGGCCGAGACGGGCCACTTGGTGTTCGGCACGCTGCACGTCACCACGGCGCCGGAGTCGATCAACCGCATCATCGACGTCTTTCCGGTCGACCAGCAGGAGCAGATCCGCGTGCAGTTGGCCGGCTCGTTCGAAGCGGTGTTCACGCAGTGTCTGATCCCACGCGCGTCCGGTACCGGCCGCATCTGCGCGATGGAAGTGCTGTTAGGCACGCCCGCGGTGCGCAATCTCATCCGAGAGAACAAACCCTCGCAGATGATGACCGCGATGCAGACGGGCACGCAGCTCGGCATGCAGTCGCTCGAGAAGCATCTCGCTGAGCTGGTCACAGCCGGCAAGATCACGCGCGACAGCGCGATCGAGGCGTCCTCGCATCCGGAGGAGCTGCGCCGCGTGCTGGGCTCCGGTCCCGCGGCCCCGCGCTTTCCGACGCACGAAACAGCGATGCCGACGGCGCAACGTCCCTAGATGCTCGACCGGCGCCTCATCCGCGAACAGCCGGATCGCGTGCGCCGCTCGTTGGCACGCCGCCAGCTGCCGGTTTCGGTGGTCGACGATTTGCTCGCGCTCGACGCCGACTGGCGCACGGCCATCACCGCGATCGACGCCGCCAAGGCCGAACGCAATCAGATCTCCGCGGAGTTCGCCAAAGCCAAGGGCCAGCCGCCTGAAGCGCTAGCGCGTCTGCGCGAGCGTTCGAACGAGTTGGGTGAGCGCATCGCCACGCAGGAGCGGTCGGCGGAAGCGCTCGACCAGCGCCTCAACGAGCTGCTCGCGCACGTCCCCAACATCCTGGCCGACGACGTCCCCGACGGCGCGGACTCGAGCGCCAATCAGCTCGTTCGCTCAAGCGGTGATCCGCCGGCGTTTTCGTTCACGGCCAAACCGCACTGGGAGATCGGCGAACGCCTCGGCATCTTGGATTTCGAACGCGGCGTGCGCATCGCGCGCAGCCGCTTCACCGTCATCAAGGGCGAGGGAGCCCGGCTCAACCGCGCGCTCATCAACTTCTTCCTCGAGCGCAACACCACGGCCGGCTTCATGGAGATCGCGCCACCCTTGCTGGTCAACCGCGAGACCGTCGAAGCGACCGGCCACTTGAGCAAATTCAGCGACGCGATGTTCTCGCTGGATGACGGCTCGCTGTTCTTGTCACCGACCTCCGAGGTGCAGCTCGTCAACTTGCACCGCGGGGA
Coding sequences within:
- the serS gene encoding serine--tRNA ligase, translated to MLDRRLIREQPDRVRRSLARRQLPVSVVDDLLALDADWRTAITAIDAAKAERNQISAEFAKAKGQPPEALARLRERSNELGERIATQERSAEALDQRLNELLAHVPNILADDVPDGADSSANQLVRSSGDPPAFSFTAKPHWEIGERLGILDFERGVRIARSRFTVIKGEGARLNRALINFFLERNTTAGFMEIAPPLLVNRETVEATGHLSKFSDAMFSLDDGSLFLSPTSEVQLVNLHRGEILENDELPKRYTAYTANFRQEAGAAGKDTRGLIRQHQFEKVELVALAQPQESAALHELIVRQAESLLQALELPYRVMLLSSGDTGFASQKTYDLEVWLPGQNAYREISSCSNTGDFQARRAGIRFRPAPKAKPEFVHTLNGSALAVGRTLVAVLENYQEEDGSVRIPRILQPYMGGTERIG